The following are encoded in a window of Panicum virgatum strain AP13 chromosome 5N, P.virgatum_v5, whole genome shotgun sequence genomic DNA:
- the LOC120672907 gene encoding uncharacterized protein LOC120672907, which produces MAGTEALGANGSIPAAANGSMPAAGNGSMPAASDVNVHDVVPPAPPLIVHPYATVSVKAHVPVTLEMKNSNYTKWASLFKSMCGKFGLKSHIDGSSPPRPEDPQWDQADCCVRMWIYGSVDDSVLDLAMEGDDQTTRALWSAIERLFRGNKESRAIFLSHEFHSIKQGDSISDYAKRMKKAADSLRDVGHGVPESQLMLNLLGGVNERFTNTADDIANSAVLPDFARAHDMLALKELRLANGDRVAAGTALVASASGCTSPGGCRSSSSGAAHGGSGGRSGEQKKGGGGGSGYSGGGKIGQTPWPAGWLP; this is translated from the coding sequence ATGGCTGGAACAGAGGCCCTCGGCGCCAACGGCAGCATACCTGCTGCGGCGAACGGCAGCATGCCTGCCGCTGGGAACGGCAGCATGCCTGCCGCCAGCGACGTCAACGTCCACGACGTCGTCCCGCCTGCGCCACCTCTGATCGTCCACCCCTACGCCACCGTTTCTGTCAAAGCCCATGTCCCGGTGACCTTGGAGATGAAGAACTCCAACTACACCAAGTGGGCATCCCTCTTCAAGTCGATGTGCGGCAAATTCGGCCTCAAATCGCACATTGACGGATCTTCCCCTCCACGCCCCGAGGATCCTCAATGGGATCAAGCAGACTGCTGCGTGCGGATGTGGATCTACGGCTCCGTTGATGACTCCGTCCTCGACCTCGCCATGGAAGGCGACGACCAGACAACGCGCGCCCTCTGGTCGGCGATTGAGCGCCTCTTCCGCGGCAACAAGGAGTCGCGGGCGATCTTCCTTTCGCACGAGTTCCACTCCATCAAGCAAGGCGACTCCATCTCTGACTACGCCAAGCGGATGAAGAAAGCCGCTGACTCCCTCCGCGACGTTGGCCATGGCGTCCCCGAGTCGCAGCTCATGCTCAACCTCCTCGGCGGCGTCAATGAGCGCTTCACCAACACCGCGGACGACATCGCCAACTCCGCTGTCCTCCCCGACTTCGCGCGCGCCCACGACATGCTGGCCCTCAAGGAGCTTCGGCTCGCCAATGGGGATCGTGTCGCAGCTGGGACCGCCCTCGTCGCCAGCGCCTCGGGATGCACCTCCCCGGGCGGGTGCCGCTCGTCCTCTTCTGGCGCCGCGCACGGCGGATCTGGCGGTCGCTCCGGCGAGcagaagaaaggaggagggggcggcagcGGCTACTCGGGCGGAGGGAAGATAGGGCAAACGCCGTGGCCAGCAGGCTGGTTACCCTAA
- the LOC120672908 gene encoding probable pre-mRNA-splicing factor ATP-dependent RNA helicase DEAH9 — MSYKYWNLSLFVMEYAATIVVGETGSGKSTQIPQYLKEAGWADGGRLIGCTQPRRLAVQTVASRVAEVGMKLGEEVGYTIQFEDQTNPGMTMIKFLTDGVLIREMMEDPLLTKYSVIMVDEAHERSISTDMLLGLLKMIQRRRPELRLIISSATIEARSMSTFFNIRRKNSLLGSSDDLPNPEPAILSVEGKGYTVEIHYVEEPVSDYLRAAVNTVLLIHEKESPGDILVFLTGQDDIDAAVKLLNEEIQHLGRHYLDLLILPLYSGLPRGDQDLIFAPTSKGKRKVVLSTNIAETSLTLEGVVYVVDSGFSRQKCYNPISDIESLVVTPISKASARQRAGRAGRVRPGKCFRLYTEEYYLNEMQSEGIPEMQRSNLVSCIIQLKALGIDNILGFDWPASPSPEAMIRALEVLFSLGILDEDAKLTVPIGFQVAEIPLDPMISKMILSANDFGCSDEILTIASFLSVQVRISVWVSVRGVKKEFDEAKLRFAAAEGDHVTFLNIYKGFHQSGKSSQWCYKNFLNFQALKKVVEIRGQLLRIVKGFGIPLKSCDRDMQAVRKAIIAGSFANACHLEEYSQNGMYKTIRTSQEVYIHPSSVLFRVNPKWVVYQSLVSTDKHYMRNVIAIEPSWLTEAAPHFYQFRTPNPALH; from the exons ATGTCATACAAATATTGGAATCTCTCATTATTTGTTATGGAATACGCCGCCACCATCGTCGTCGGCGAGACAGGCAGCGGCAAGTCCACACAGATCCCTCAG TACCTTAAGGAGGCTGGTTGGGCTGATGGTGGTCGACTTATTGGATGCACTCAGCCCAGGCGATTGGCTGTGCAG ACGGTTGCATCAAGGGTAGCTGAAGTAGGCATGAAACTTGGAGAAGAAGTTGGTTATACAATCCAATTTGAAGATCAAACAAATCCG GGTATGACCATGATAAAATTTCTCACAGATGGGGTATTGATTAGAGAAATGATGGAAGATCCTCTTCTTACCAAATATAG TGTAATTATGGTGGATGAAGCTCATGAAAGATCCATCTCAACCGACATGTTGCTGGGACTCCTGAAAATG ATTCAGCGTCGCCGGCCCGAGCTGCGTCTGATCATCTCCTCTGCAACAATCGAAGCAAGATCAATGTCAACTTTCTTCAACATTAG GCGGAAGAATTCCTTGCTCGGGTCTTCTGATGATTTGCCCAACCCAGAACCTGCTATACTTTCTGTTGAA GGTAAAGGATACAccgtggaaattcattatgttGAAGAACCTGTCTCAGACTACTTACGGGCTGCTGTGAATACTGTACTTCTTATTCATGAAAAG gaaTCACCAGGGGATATCTTGGTATTCTTAACTGGTCAGGATGACATAGACGCTGCTGTTAAGTTGCTGAATGAAGAAATTCAGCACCTCGGAAGACACTATTTGG ACTTGCTGATTTTGCCCTTGTACTCTGGCCTTCCGCGTGGAGATCAA GATCTCATTTTCGCTcctacttcaaaaggaaaaagaaaagttgtgTTATCAACCAACATTGCCGAGACGTCGTTGACTTTGGAG GGTGTGGTGTATGTTGTTGATAGCGGATTTTCCAGGCAGAAGTGTTATAATCCG ATTTCTGACATCGAGAGTTTAGTTGTTACACCAATATCCAAGGCCTCTGCAAGACAACGAGCAGGCAGAGCTGGAAGGGTGCGGCCTGGGAAGTGCTTTAG GCTTTATACAGAGGAATATTATCTTAATGAAATGCAGTCAGAAGGAATTCCAGAAATGCAAAGGTCCAACTTGGTCTCCTGCATCATACAG TTAAAAGCCCTAGGCATAGACAACATTCTTGGCTTTGATTGGCCAGCTTCTCCATCTCCAGAGGCAATGATTCGGGCTCTTGAAGTTCTATTCTCCCTAGGAATCCTTGATGAAGATGCCAAATTAACAGTACCCATTGGTTTCCAAGTTGCTGAGATCCCTCTG GACCCCATGATTTCAAAAATGATCTTGTCAGCAAATGATTTTGGATGCTCTGATGAGATATTGACCATAGCATCATTTCTATCTGTTCAAGTTAGAATTT CCGTGTGGGTTTCTGTGAGGGGAGTGAAAAAGGAATTTGATGAAGCCAAGCTTCGatttgctgctgctgag GGAGATCATGTAACATTTCTGAATATATACAAAGGATTTCACCAGTCTGGAAAATCTAGCCAATGGTGTTACAAGAACTTTTTGAATTTCCAAGCATTG AAGAAAGTCGTTGAAATTAGGGGCCAGCTTCTCAGGATAGTGAAGGGTTTTGGAATACCGCTGAAATCATGTGACAGAGATATGCAG GCAGTTAGAAAGGCCATTATTGCCGGTTCATTTGCTAATGCATGTCATCTGGAG GAATACAGCCAAAATGGAATGTATAAGACGATTAGGACATCACAAGAAGTGTACATTCATCCATCTTCAGTTCTCTTTAG GGTCAATCCAAAGTGGGTTGTTTACCAGTCTCTTGTTTCAACCGACAAGCACTACATGCGGAATGTTATTGCCATTGAACCGTCATGGCTTACAGAAGCTGCACCACATTTTTATCAGTTCCGAACACCCAATCCAGCTCTCCACTAA